The DNA segment ACGGGAACCCAAGCCATGTTTGGATAAAGATAAGCGCAAGTCGTGTTGCATTGGCATTCGTCAACCAATCGACTGGCGGAATCCCTACGGCATCTAAGATTACCGTGTTGATTGCTCCGAACGTTTCATTGAACATACCAGAGAAGATCAAGATGGAGACGAACGCTGGTACCGCCCAAGGAAGGATAAAGATTGTACGGATAATCGCTTTCCCTTTAAGGTCCTTCTGATTCACTAGGACAGCTAGAAACACACCTAGTGCAATTTGACACGTTGTTGCGCCGAACGTCCAGACAAGTGTCCATGCAAATACATTTAAGAACGTTGAACGCCATAATTCTGTACCAAATAACTCTGTGAAGTTTGCAGTTCCAACCCAGTCCATAAGTTTCGCTGGCCACTGATGGTACAGATCATAGTTCGTGAATGCTAACAAGAACACAAAGATAATGGGCAATATGACGACGAATACAAGTAGGAAGAACCCTGGTGACAGAATTAAATATGGAAATCCATTATCAATTAAATTGCGATATTGCTCGCGAATTGTATTTAATCTCTGACCCATGTCGCGACGCTCACCATTTTTGTAGGCATCCCGAAAGACAATGAATACAAAAATAGCGGCGAAAAAGAGTAGTAGTATGGAAATGATTCCATAAACGAGCAGGAAGATTGAGTTATCACGTGGAACTTGTGTCCCTAGTGTAACGAGTCCCCATAAACCTTTCTCAGCAAAGAAATCCCAGAAAGAAACTAGAAACGCGATAGTCATTGTTAGGAATGCGACACCTTTAAGAATTTGACGATTGTAAAGTTGTCCAAGACCTGGAATGACTGAGAGAAACGTTGCAATCTTTCTGTGATTCGATTTATACACTTGTTCCATCAAGGGTATCCCCTTTCTCACTAGCCTTAAGATGAAATAAAGGTGGGTAGGGTGCCAATTGGCACCCGATTACCCGATATTAGTTTCCAGAGTGGTTCGCTTCAATTTGTTGGTTGATGACATTTACAGCATCGTCTAACGCTTCTTGTGCTTCAGCTTTATCTGTTGCAGTTGTAGAAACCGCTGTTGCCATTGGCTCCCATACTTCAGCCATTTCAGGGATAGCAGGCATCGCGATACCAAACTTAGACTGTTCCATTACAGCAGCTGCGTAAGGATTTTCACTTACCCAAGCTTCGTCTTCAATTAGTTCTTTAAGAGGTGGAATCTCAGCAGTCATTTCATAACGAGCTTTCGCATTCTCAGCATTCGTGATGTACTCAACGAATTGCTGTGCGTATTCAGAAGTACCATTCTGAGCTGCGAAGCTTGTAACAAACCAACCTTTAACGCCCATGTACGTTCCTTGACGTTCACCGTTCGGCAATTTAGGCATTGGAGAAACTCCGATGTTGATTCCATTTTCCTCATAATCCTTGAATGCCCATGGACCATTCTGAACGGCTACTGCATTGCCATCATTGAACTGGCCACTCATAACATCAGACGCATTCTCACCAAGAAGGCCACTTGGGAATAGCCCTTCGTCATACCATTTGTCGATGTAGTTTAATGCTTCTACAGCGCTTTCATTGTTGAGCCCAATATCTGAAGCGTCGTCGCCTTCACCAAATACGTAAGACCCAAAGCCGTGGAATACTCCGTGTGAGAAGTAGAAGTTATCCCAAGTAGAAAGGAATCCGTATTGGCCGTCCTCTTGAACCGCTTCTTTAGAAACTTCATACACTTCATCCATTGTTTCTGGAGCTTCAGCTAGCTTGTCCTTGTTGTAGATGAAGACTGTTGTTTCAACTGCTTTCGGCAGGCCGTACACTTTGTCTTTGTACGTCATCGCATCCATTGAAGACTCTGTGTACAATGCTTTCGTCTCGTCATCAATATCTAGTTCTTGTAAGTATCCTTTCGTAACGGATGGGCCGATGCCATCGTGGGACATTGTGACAACGTCCGGTGCGTTACTTGTGTTGCCATCTAGTGCTAGGTTTTCTTGAATTTCTGTAATGTTGTACTCTTTATATTCAATCTCAATACCTGTGTCTTCAGTAAACTTATCAGCTGCAGCTTCAAGCGCTTTCCCCTTGTCTTGGTCCTCCCAGACGATAAGCTTTTCAGGCTTTTCATTGCTAGATCCTTCACTTGAAGCTCCTTCATCCTGCGGACCACAAGCTGCAAGAACACCTACAGCCAATGAAGAAGCAAGCATTAGCTTTGTCCATTTTTTCATTGTATTGACCTCCCCTATAATAGAAAAAAAAGATAGTTTGATAGAAAAAGATAACTCCCATCCCCTATTCGTGGAAGCGGTTGCATCTTTTACAATTTTTATTATACACCTAAGACAATTATGTGCAAGCGTTTTCGCATAAATTTTTAAACTTTCACGCAACTTTTGTCGGAATTGAGTCTAAGGTAAAATGATAGATTAGGATAGTCTCGAATAAATCCCTTCAAATCAAGGTTCTTAAAGCTTCTCCTTCACACGACAAGTGATTCGCTTGTTGCGCAAACGATTGTTTATAATTTGGATAATTTACCATTTTAAACCTCCCAGTCTTCCTATAGACTAGGAGGTAGATTGAACGAAGCGTCGATACTCCTTTGGAGTGCGCCCTTCCTTACGTTTGAACAGTCTCGAGAAGTACGCATGGTCTTGAATGCCAACTTGGGTGGACACTTCGGCAATGGTCCACTCTGTTGTTGAAAGGAGCTGCTTGGCTCTCGTTAAGCGGTATTGTGTTAGGTACTCATTCGGCGTCACACCTGTTGCTTGCTTCATGACTCGAGTTAAGTAATCTGGATGCAAGGCAAGTTCCTTCGCAATCTCACGAATCTCTAGTTGTTGATCGTAATGTTCTTCAATATAACGGATTAATTCTTCCGCTTTTAATTGTGCCGCATTTGGAATATGCAACGCAGCCTGTTGAGTCCAGATGAGAAATTGCTGGAACGTCTGCTGTTCTTTCATCCTTTCCATTGGGTCTTTACTTTCATGCTGAAGAAGGAGTTGATCAATAAGGCGTTCAAGCTGCTGATCGGCAGGATAGCGACCATGCTTCGGCAAATGGAGAGTATAGGAAGCTGGGGTCGTGTAGGACGCTTCTTTATGGATAATCTCCCTCCATTCCGTAGCTTCCTGATTGGTCCATTCTGCCTTTGTTTCCGTATCGAAGTGAATCCAGTAAAATTCGGTTTCCTCTTCGCAGACGCGATGCCCGTAGTGTTCCACATTAGGCGTGAAGATGATATACTCCCCAGGATATATCGAATAGCGGTTATTCCCCTCAGTAAGAAAAAGCGTGCCAGAACGAACATAAAGTAAATCAAATACGGGTAACGAATGATGAAAATGCTTGTGATTTCTTGGGAATGTGGCCTTCCCCCCTGTAATAAATGTCGGATAGGGTGGTGCTTGAAAGCGTAATGTCTGCATAATTCCACTCCTCTTACATCGTTTTTGTTCAAATGAGTTCGTTTCCATCTATATGTATACGTATAGCTTACACCTATAATAGTTACAAAGACATATCGGATTTGTCCAACTGGAGGGCACCTATGAAGAAACAAGATGCTACTAAAATGACGTTATTCGCCTTAAGCTGGCCCATTTTCATTGAAGTGATGCTTCACATGTTAATGGGGAATGCGGATACCTTGATGCTCAGCCAATATTCAGACGATGCAGTTGCTGCAGTCGGTGTCTCGAATCAATTGCTCTCTGTCATGATTGTTATGTTTGGATTTATTACGATGGGAGCCGGGATTTTAGTTGCGCAATATCTAGGTGCAAACAACCCCACTCGCGCTTCTACCATTGTGATGACTTCCATCAGCATTAATTTGTGGTTCTCCTTACTCTTAAGCGTTCTTGTCTATCTCTTTTCAGAGCGACTTCTGGCTTTAATGGACTTGCCTCAGGAATTAGTGGGAGAAGCGAGTCTTTACCTCTCACTTGTAGGTGGCCTCATCTTCGTTCAGGCTTTAATTATGACGATTGGTACCATTCTAAGGAGCTATGGGTATACGAAAGATTCCATGATGGTCACGATAGGGATGAACATACTTAATGTCATCGGAAACTACTTTGTCATCTTCGGTCCATTCGGATTTCCCGTACTAGGGGTTAAAGGGGTAGCCTTCGTAACAATTGGAAGTCGCTTTATCGGATTGATTGCACTCTTCCTATTACTCTATCGCCGCAGCGGAAGGTCCCTTCCATTCCGTTCATTCTTCTCCTACAACGGGAAGGATGTGAAGGACTTGCTTCATATTGGCGTTCCCGCCGCTGGAGAACAAGTATCTTATAATGCGAGCCAAATCACCATTACTTACTTCGTTGCCCAACTCGGAACAGTCGCCATCACAACGAAAGTGTATGCGCAAAATATAATGATGTTCATTTTCTTATCAGCCGTGGCAATTGGTCAAGGCACACAAATCTTAGTTGGGCACTTGGTTGGAAGTCGTGATTTAGAGGGAGCCTATCGCCGTGGATTCAGGAGCGCAGGACTTTCTATTGCCATTACCGTTTCCATTGCAACGATTGTCTACTTCGCTAGTGAACCGCTCCTTCATATCTTCACAAGCAATGAAGAGATCGTCCAGCTTGGACAAATCTTATTACTTATGACGATTGTGATGGAACCTGGTCGTGCAACGAATCTCGTTCTTGTCAATTCGTTACGGGCAACTGGTGATGTTCGCTTTCCAGTTGTCGTTGGTATCATCTCCATGTGGGGCGTTAGCGTCTTATTTGCTTGGTTCTTCGGGTTATACCTTAACCTTGGACTTCCTGGGATCTGGATTGGTCTTATTGCAGACGAATGGGTTCGTGGAATCGTCATGGC comes from the Pontibacillus halophilus JSM 076056 = DSM 19796 genome and includes:
- a CDS encoding carbohydrate ABC transporter permease, giving the protein MRKGIPLMEQVYKSNHRKIATFLSVIPGLGQLYNRQILKGVAFLTMTIAFLVSFWDFFAEKGLWGLVTLGTQVPRDNSIFLLVYGIISILLLFFAAIFVFIVFRDAYKNGERRDMGQRLNTIREQYRNLIDNGFPYLILSPGFFLLVFVVILPIIFVFLLAFTNYDLYHQWPAKLMDWVGTANFTELFGTELWRSTFLNVFAWTLVWTFGATTCQIALGVFLAVLVNQKDLKGKAIIRTIFILPWAVPAFVSILIFSGMFNETFGAINTVILDAVGIPPVDWLTNANATRLALIFIQTWLGFPFIFVMVTGVLQSIPEELYEAATVDGASALQKFRNITFPLIMFSIAPILITQYTFNFNNFNVIFLFNGGGPSVSGQKAGGTDILISWIYKLTMTSQEYAIAAAITLIMSAMVITVAVWQFRRTKSFQEEDMM
- a CDS encoding extracellular solute-binding protein, with translation MKKWTKLMLASSLAVGVLAACGPQDEGASSEGSSNEKPEKLIVWEDQDKGKALEAAADKFTEDTGIEIEYKEYNITEIQENLALDGNTSNAPDVVTMSHDGIGPSVTKGYLQELDIDDETKALYTESSMDAMTYKDKVYGLPKAVETTVFIYNKDKLAEAPETMDEVYEVSKEAVQEDGQYGFLSTWDNFYFSHGVFHGFGSYVFGEGDDASDIGLNNESAVEALNYIDKWYDEGLFPSGLLGENASDVMSGQFNDGNAVAVQNGPWAFKDYEENGINIGVSPMPKLPNGERQGTYMGVKGWFVTSFAAQNGTSEYAQQFVEYITNAENAKARYEMTAEIPPLKELIEDEAWVSENPYAAAVMEQSKFGIAMPAIPEMAEVWEPMATAVSTTATDKAEAQEALDDAVNVINQQIEANHSGN
- a CDS encoding AraC family transcriptional regulator; the encoded protein is MQTLRFQAPPYPTFITGGKATFPRNHKHFHHSLPVFDLLYVRSGTLFLTEGNNRYSIYPGEYIIFTPNVEHYGHRVCEEETEFYWIHFDTETKAEWTNQEATEWREIIHKEASYTTPASYTLHLPKHGRYPADQQLERLIDQLLLQHESKDPMERMKEQQTFQQFLIWTQQAALHIPNAAQLKAEELIRYIEEHYDQQLEIREIAKELALHPDYLTRVMKQATGVTPNEYLTQYRLTRAKQLLSTTEWTIAEVSTQVGIQDHAYFSRLFKRKEGRTPKEYRRFVQSTS
- a CDS encoding MATE family efflux transporter; the encoded protein is MKKQDATKMTLFALSWPIFIEVMLHMLMGNADTLMLSQYSDDAVAAVGVSNQLLSVMIVMFGFITMGAGILVAQYLGANNPTRASTIVMTSISINLWFSLLLSVLVYLFSERLLALMDLPQELVGEASLYLSLVGGLIFVQALIMTIGTILRSYGYTKDSMMVTIGMNILNVIGNYFVIFGPFGFPVLGVKGVAFVTIGSRFIGLIALFLLLYRRSGRSLPFRSFFSYNGKDVKDLLHIGVPAAGEQVSYNASQITITYFVAQLGTVAITTKVYAQNIMMFIFLSAVAIGQGTQILVGHLVGSRDLEGAYRRGFRSAGLSIAITVSIATIVYFASEPLLHIFTSNEEIVQLGQILLLMTIVMEPGRATNLVLVNSLRATGDVRFPVVVGIISMWGVSVLFAWFFGLYLNLGLPGIWIGLIADEWVRGIVMAIRWKRKTWMKKAFVEEEEATSVQSSL